One Misgurnus anguillicaudatus chromosome 22, ASM2758022v2, whole genome shotgun sequence DNA segment encodes these proteins:
- the ppil3 gene encoding peptidyl-prolyl cis-trans isomerase-like 3 has protein sequence MAVTLHTDLGDIKIELFCEKTPKACENFLALSAGGFYNGCIFHRNIKGFMVQTGDPTGTGKGGTSIWGRKFEDEFSEHLKHNVRGVVAMANNGPNTNASQFFFTYAKQPHLDMKYTVFGKIIDGLETLDELEKVPVNEKTFRPLNDVHIKDVTIHANPFAG, from the exons ATG GCTGTGACTCTGCATACAGACCTTGGTGATATAAAAATAGAGCTGTTCTGCGAGAAGACACCGAAAGCTTGTGAA AATTTTCTTGCATTGAGTGCTGGTGGATTTTACAATGGTTGTATTTTTCATCGAAACATCAAAGGATTTATGGTACAGACTGGTGACCCAACGG GTACAGGGAAAGGAGGAACCAGTATTTGGGGACGAAAGTTTGAAGATGAATTCAGTGAACACTTAAAG CACAATGTCCGGGGTGTGGTTGCGATGGCAAATAACGGGCCAAACACAAATGCATCACAGTTCTTCTTCACTTACGCAAAACAGCCTCACCTGGACATGAAGTACACTGTTTTTGGAAA AATTATAGATGGACTAGAAACTCTGGATGAACTGGAGAAAGTCCCTGTCAATGAAAAAACTTTTCGGCCTCTTAATGATGTTCATATTAAGGATGTTACCATTCATGCCAACCCATTTGCTggttga